The following coding sequences lie in one Desulfurobacteriaceae bacterium genomic window:
- a CDS encoding iron-sulfur cluster loop, protein MFHEEKFLQRGLRILNRPYKPITFTGLQEADKLLNDLKNYPHAFVLACLMDRQISAERAWLIPYEVSKEIGSFQFRDLRKLSRRRIRRIFKKKRLHRFNERMADIFFEAIRKIDRDYDGNAANIWSRTKSSATVVRRFLEFEGAGIKIATMAVNILVRDFKIKTIKDLSSIDISPDLQVMRVFERTGLIPKNSKREVAVYRARELNPSYPGVFDYPVWEIGRNWCRSKNPDCNNCILQSYCPRIL, encoded by the coding sequence ATGTTCCACGAAGAGAAGTTTTTACAACGGGGACTGCGAATATTAAATAGACCATATAAACCAATAACTTTTACAGGTCTTCAAGAAGCTGACAAACTCTTAAATGACTTAAAGAACTATCCTCATGCTTTTGTTTTAGCGTGCCTCATGGATAGACAGATATCAGCAGAAAGAGCATGGCTTATTCCTTACGAGGTATCAAAAGAAATAGGGAGTTTTCAGTTTAGGGATCTTAGGAAATTAAGCAGAAGGAGAATTCGTCGGATCTTTAAGAAAAAGAGGCTACATAGGTTTAACGAAAGAATGGCAGATATTTTTTTTGAAGCCATCAGGAAAATAGATAGAGATTACGACGGTAATGCAGCCAACATCTGGAGTAGAACTAAATCAAGTGCTACTGTAGTTAGAAGGTTTCTTGAGTTTGAAGGTGCAGGAATAAAAATTGCTACCATGGCAGTAAATATCCTTGTAAGGGATTTTAAAATAAAGACCATAAAAGATCTATCATCAATTGATATTTCTCCTGACTTACAGGTAATGAGAGTTTTTGAGAGAACAGGGCTAATACCAAAAAATTCCAAGAGAGAGGTAGCTGTATACCGCGCAAGAGAACTTAACCCAAGTTATCCTGGAGTTTTTGACTATCCAGTTTGGGAAATTGGTAGGAACTGGTGCAGGTCAAAGAATCCAGACTGTAATAACTGTATACTACAATCCTATTGTCCTAGAATTCTTTAA